Proteins encoded together in one Acanthochromis polyacanthus isolate Apoly-LR-REF ecotype Palm Island chromosome 12, KAUST_Apoly_ChrSc, whole genome shotgun sequence window:
- the LOC110967973 gene encoding aryl hydrocarbon receptor nuclear translocator-like isoform X3, translated as MFFHSDMSASNSDMPDSNLGLGASGTQAGGGAVVPKGTNKRRAPPDFDDDEGSKLFRCEDDTGGSNNDKERFARFLEEDQSFADKEKLARENHSEIERRRRNKMTAYITELSDMVPTCSALARKPDKLTILRMAVSHMKSLRGGGVSNADGSYKPSFLTDKELKHLILEAADGFLFVVSCETGRIVYVSDSLTPVLNQSQSEWLGSSLYDQLHPDDTEKLTEQLSTAENNNTGRVLDLKTGTVKKESQQSSARMSMGARRSFICRMRCGTCPVEPMSMNRLNFLRNRNRNGLGTAKEGEPQYVVVHCTGYIKSWPPAGVSLTDDEADNTQGSRYCLVAIGRLQVTCCPGDTDLNSISVPVEFISRHNCHGVFTFVDHRCMAAVSYQPQELLGKNILEFAHPEDQGLLRDSFQQVVKLKGQVLSVMFRFRSKSREWIWMRTSSFTFQNPFSEEIEYIICTNVNVKQLQQQQQQADLGGGGAREEMYEPGPITLSQMPVQPVTAAGPDLSKSMEKPDLYPSLFQGPDQTKNMPSTSTPSTQIYTNNFTAGRSSDTYRPVSMTPQMAQSAHSAGQMLAQMSRQNGAPQSVPPSSTSSPLHGGPAGGWPGAGAGARPQFNNQQVAPQAAKTMSPPFPQMGGFGGGSSNTFGQMPTGAAPTQTNAGNYPQMNSRPSINTNGYGSQSGAQFPSRAAEAVWPQWQGQQHSQSNAEQHPHAQGNQPDMFPDVLSMLDQPANFNGDDFEIPMYPPFNE; from the exons GTTTTTGGAAGAAGATCAGAGTTTTGCAGATAAGGAAAAGCTAGCCAG GGAGAACCACAGCGAGATCGAGCGGCGGCGGCGGAACAAGATGACCGCCTACATCACGGAGCTGTCCGACATGGTGCCCACCTGCAGCGCGTTGGCACGGAAACCCGACAAGCTGACCATCCTGAGAATGGCCGTGTCCCACATGAAGTCTCTGAGAGGAGGTGGCGTCTCCAACGCTGACGGCTCCTACAAACCCTCATTTCTCACCGATAAG GAGCTGAAGCATCTCATCCTGGAGGCGGCTGATGGCTTCCTGTTCGTGGTGTCGTGTGAGACCGGTCGCATCGTCTACGTGTCCGACTCGCTGACGCCCGTCCTCAACCAGTCCCAGTCTGAGTGGCTCGGATCGTCCCTTTATGACCAGCTCCACCCGGACGACACAGAGAAGCTGACAGAGCAGCTGTCCACGGCggagaacaacaacacag GCCGGGTTCTGGACCTGAAGACGGGAACGGTGAAGAAGGAGAGCCAGCAGTCGTCGGCTAGGATGAGTATGGGAGCCCGTCGGTCGTTCATCTGCAGAATGAG GTGTGGAACGTGTCCGGTGGAACCCATGTCCATGAACAGACTCAACTTTCTACGGAACAGGAACAG GAACGGTTTGGGAACAGCTAAGGAAGGAGAGCCTCAGTACGTGGTGGTCCACTGCACCGGATACATCAAGTCCTGGCCTCCTGCAG GAGTTTCTCTAACAGACGATGAAGCAGACAACACTCAGGGGAGTCGCTACTGTCTGGTGGCCATCGGGAGATTACAG GTCACTTGCTGCCCCGGCGACACAGACCTGAACAGCATCAGTGTTCCCGTGGAGTTCATCTCCCGCCATAACTGCCACGGCGTGTTCACCTTCGTAGACCACCGCTGCATGGCCGCCGTCAGCTACCAGCCACAG GAATTATTGGGGAAGAATATTCTGGAGTTTGCTCATCCTGAAGACCAGGGCTTACTGAGAGACAGCTTCCAGCAG GTGGTGAAGCTGAAGGGCCAGGTCCTGTCGGTGATGTTCCGGTTCCGCTCCAAGTCCAGGGAGTGGATCTGGATGAGGACCAGCTCCTTCACCTTCCAGAACCCGTTTTCAGAGGAGATCGAGTACATCATCTGCACCAACGTCAACGTGAA acagttgcagcagcagcagcaacaggcCGACCTGGGAGGGGGCGGAGCCAGAGAAGAGATGTACGAGCCCGGACCAATCACGCTCTCTCAG ATGCCGGTTCAGCCAGTGACAGCAGCCGGACCGGACCTCAGCAAAAGCATGGAGAAACCAGACCTGTACCCGTCCCTGTTCCAAGGCCCGGACCAGACCAAAAACATGCCCTCCACCTCCACTCCATCCACCCAGATCTACACCAACAACTTCACGGCCGGCCGCTCCAGCGACACCTACAG GCCGGTCAGTATGACTCCACAGATGGCTCAATCAGCCCACTCAGCAGGACAGATGTTGGCCCAGATGTCTCGTCAGAACGGGGCTCCACAGTCGGTTCCCCCCTCCAGCACCAGCAGCCCCCTGCATGGAGGCCCGGCGGGAGGATGGCCTGGTGCCGGCGCTGGAGCCAGACCTCAGTTTAATAACCAG CAGGTGGCGCCTCAGGCAGCAAAGACCATGTCTCCACCGTTTCCTCAGATGGGTGGGTTTGGAGGAGGCTCTTCTAACACGTTTGGCCAGATGCCGACAGGTGCTGCCCCCACCCAGACCAACGCCGGAAACTACCCCCAGATGAACTCTCGGCCCAGCATCAACACCAACGGTTACG GTTCCCAGTCCGGAGCCCAGTTCCCGTCTCGAGCGGCGGAGGCGGTTTGGCCTCAGTGGCAGGGCCAGCAGCATTCCCAGAGCAACGCCGAGCAGCATCCTCACGCCCAGGGAAACCAGCCGGACATGTTCCCT GACGTCCTGTCCATGCTGGACCAGCCGGCCAACTTCAACGGCGACGACTTTGAGATCCCCATGTACCCTCCCTTCAACGAGTGA
- the LOC110967973 gene encoding aryl hydrocarbon receptor nuclear translocator-like isoform X4, producing the protein MFFHSDMSASNSDMPDSNLGLGASGTQAGGGAVVPKGTNKRRAPPDFDDDEGSKLFRCEDDTGGSNNDKERFARENHSEIERRRRNKMTAYITELSDMVPTCSALARKPDKLTILRMAVSHMKSLRGGGVSNADGSYKPSFLTDKELKHLILEAADGFLFVVSCETGRIVYVSDSLTPVLNQSQSEWLGSSLYDQLHPDDTEKLTEQLSTAENNNTGRVLDLKTGTVKKESQQSSARMSMGARRSFICRMRCGTCPVEPMSMNRLNFLRNRNRNGLGTAKEGEPQYVVVHCTGYIKSWPPAGVSLTDDEADNTQGSRYCLVAIGRLQVTCCPGDTDLNSISVPVEFISRHNCHGVFTFVDHRCMAAVSYQPQELLGKNILEFAHPEDQGLLRDSFQQVVKLKGQVLSVMFRFRSKSREWIWMRTSSFTFQNPFSEEIEYIICTNVNVKQLQQQQQQADLGGGGAREEMYEPGPITLSQMPVQPVTAAGPDLSKSMEKPDLYPSLFQGPDQTKNMPSTSTPSTQIYTNNFTAGRSSDTYRPVSMTPQMAQSAHSAGQMLAQMSRQNGAPQSVPPSSTSSPLHGGPAGGWPGAGAGARPQFNNQQVAPQAAKTMSPPFPQMGGFGGGSSNTFGQMPTGAAPTQTNAGNYPQMNSRPSINTNGYEGSQSGAQFPSRAAEAVWPQWQGQQHSQSNAEQHPHAQGNQPDMFPDVLSMLDQPANFNGDDFEIPMYPPFNE; encoded by the exons GGAGAACCACAGCGAGATCGAGCGGCGGCGGCGGAACAAGATGACCGCCTACATCACGGAGCTGTCCGACATGGTGCCCACCTGCAGCGCGTTGGCACGGAAACCCGACAAGCTGACCATCCTGAGAATGGCCGTGTCCCACATGAAGTCTCTGAGAGGAGGTGGCGTCTCCAACGCTGACGGCTCCTACAAACCCTCATTTCTCACCGATAAG GAGCTGAAGCATCTCATCCTGGAGGCGGCTGATGGCTTCCTGTTCGTGGTGTCGTGTGAGACCGGTCGCATCGTCTACGTGTCCGACTCGCTGACGCCCGTCCTCAACCAGTCCCAGTCTGAGTGGCTCGGATCGTCCCTTTATGACCAGCTCCACCCGGACGACACAGAGAAGCTGACAGAGCAGCTGTCCACGGCggagaacaacaacacag GCCGGGTTCTGGACCTGAAGACGGGAACGGTGAAGAAGGAGAGCCAGCAGTCGTCGGCTAGGATGAGTATGGGAGCCCGTCGGTCGTTCATCTGCAGAATGAG GTGTGGAACGTGTCCGGTGGAACCCATGTCCATGAACAGACTCAACTTTCTACGGAACAGGAACAG GAACGGTTTGGGAACAGCTAAGGAAGGAGAGCCTCAGTACGTGGTGGTCCACTGCACCGGATACATCAAGTCCTGGCCTCCTGCAG GAGTTTCTCTAACAGACGATGAAGCAGACAACACTCAGGGGAGTCGCTACTGTCTGGTGGCCATCGGGAGATTACAG GTCACTTGCTGCCCCGGCGACACAGACCTGAACAGCATCAGTGTTCCCGTGGAGTTCATCTCCCGCCATAACTGCCACGGCGTGTTCACCTTCGTAGACCACCGCTGCATGGCCGCCGTCAGCTACCAGCCACAG GAATTATTGGGGAAGAATATTCTGGAGTTTGCTCATCCTGAAGACCAGGGCTTACTGAGAGACAGCTTCCAGCAG GTGGTGAAGCTGAAGGGCCAGGTCCTGTCGGTGATGTTCCGGTTCCGCTCCAAGTCCAGGGAGTGGATCTGGATGAGGACCAGCTCCTTCACCTTCCAGAACCCGTTTTCAGAGGAGATCGAGTACATCATCTGCACCAACGTCAACGTGAA acagttgcagcagcagcagcaacaggcCGACCTGGGAGGGGGCGGAGCCAGAGAAGAGATGTACGAGCCCGGACCAATCACGCTCTCTCAG ATGCCGGTTCAGCCAGTGACAGCAGCCGGACCGGACCTCAGCAAAAGCATGGAGAAACCAGACCTGTACCCGTCCCTGTTCCAAGGCCCGGACCAGACCAAAAACATGCCCTCCACCTCCACTCCATCCACCCAGATCTACACCAACAACTTCACGGCCGGCCGCTCCAGCGACACCTACAG GCCGGTCAGTATGACTCCACAGATGGCTCAATCAGCCCACTCAGCAGGACAGATGTTGGCCCAGATGTCTCGTCAGAACGGGGCTCCACAGTCGGTTCCCCCCTCCAGCACCAGCAGCCCCCTGCATGGAGGCCCGGCGGGAGGATGGCCTGGTGCCGGCGCTGGAGCCAGACCTCAGTTTAATAACCAG CAGGTGGCGCCTCAGGCAGCAAAGACCATGTCTCCACCGTTTCCTCAGATGGGTGGGTTTGGAGGAGGCTCTTCTAACACGTTTGGCCAGATGCCGACAGGTGCTGCCCCCACCCAGACCAACGCCGGAAACTACCCCCAGATGAACTCTCGGCCCAGCATCAACACCAACGGTTACG AAGGTTCCCAGTCCGGAGCCCAGTTCCCGTCTCGAGCGGCGGAGGCGGTTTGGCCTCAGTGGCAGGGCCAGCAGCATTCCCAGAGCAACGCCGAGCAGCATCCTCACGCCCAGGGAAACCAGCCGGACATGTTCCCT GACGTCCTGTCCATGCTGGACCAGCCGGCCAACTTCAACGGCGACGACTTTGAGATCCCCATGTACCCTCCCTTCAACGAGTGA
- the LOC110967973 gene encoding aryl hydrocarbon receptor nuclear translocator-like isoform X2 gives MFFHSDMSASNSDMPDSNLGLGASGTQAGGGAVVPKGTNKRRAPPDFDDDEGSKLFRCEDDTGGSNNDKERFARFLEEDQSFADKEKLARENHSEIERRRRNKMTAYITELSDMVPTCSALARKPDKLTILRMAVSHMKSLRGGGVSNADGSYKPSFLTDKELKHLILEAADGFLFVVSCETGRIVYVSDSLTPVLNQSQSEWLGSSLYDQLHPDDTEKLTEQLSTAENNNTGRVLDLKTGTVKKESQQSSARMSMGARRSFICRMRCGTCPVEPMSMNRLNFLRNRNRNGLGTAKEGEPQYVVVHCTGYIKSWPPAGVSLTDDEADNTQGSRYCLVAIGRLQVTCCPGDTDLNSISVPVEFISRHNCHGVFTFVDHRCMAAVSYQPQELLGKNILEFAHPEDQGLLRDSFQQVVKLKGQVLSVMFRFRSKSREWIWMRTSSFTFQNPFSEEIEYIICTNVNVKQLQQQQQQADLGGGGAREEMYEPGPITLSQMPVQPVTAAGPDLSKSMEKPDLYPSLFQGPDQTKNMPSTSTPSTQIYTNNFTAGRSSDTYRPVSMTPQMAQSAHSAGQMLAQMSRQNGAPQSVPPSSTSSPLHGGPAGGWPGAGAGARPQFNNQVAPQAAKTMSPPFPQMGGFGGGSSNTFGQMPTGAAPTQTNAGNYPQMNSRPSINTNGYEGSQSGAQFPSRAAEAVWPQWQGQQHSQSNAEQHPHAQGNQPDMFPDVLSMLDQPANFNGDDFEIPMYPPFNE, from the exons GTTTTTGGAAGAAGATCAGAGTTTTGCAGATAAGGAAAAGCTAGCCAG GGAGAACCACAGCGAGATCGAGCGGCGGCGGCGGAACAAGATGACCGCCTACATCACGGAGCTGTCCGACATGGTGCCCACCTGCAGCGCGTTGGCACGGAAACCCGACAAGCTGACCATCCTGAGAATGGCCGTGTCCCACATGAAGTCTCTGAGAGGAGGTGGCGTCTCCAACGCTGACGGCTCCTACAAACCCTCATTTCTCACCGATAAG GAGCTGAAGCATCTCATCCTGGAGGCGGCTGATGGCTTCCTGTTCGTGGTGTCGTGTGAGACCGGTCGCATCGTCTACGTGTCCGACTCGCTGACGCCCGTCCTCAACCAGTCCCAGTCTGAGTGGCTCGGATCGTCCCTTTATGACCAGCTCCACCCGGACGACACAGAGAAGCTGACAGAGCAGCTGTCCACGGCggagaacaacaacacag GCCGGGTTCTGGACCTGAAGACGGGAACGGTGAAGAAGGAGAGCCAGCAGTCGTCGGCTAGGATGAGTATGGGAGCCCGTCGGTCGTTCATCTGCAGAATGAG GTGTGGAACGTGTCCGGTGGAACCCATGTCCATGAACAGACTCAACTTTCTACGGAACAGGAACAG GAACGGTTTGGGAACAGCTAAGGAAGGAGAGCCTCAGTACGTGGTGGTCCACTGCACCGGATACATCAAGTCCTGGCCTCCTGCAG GAGTTTCTCTAACAGACGATGAAGCAGACAACACTCAGGGGAGTCGCTACTGTCTGGTGGCCATCGGGAGATTACAG GTCACTTGCTGCCCCGGCGACACAGACCTGAACAGCATCAGTGTTCCCGTGGAGTTCATCTCCCGCCATAACTGCCACGGCGTGTTCACCTTCGTAGACCACCGCTGCATGGCCGCCGTCAGCTACCAGCCACAG GAATTATTGGGGAAGAATATTCTGGAGTTTGCTCATCCTGAAGACCAGGGCTTACTGAGAGACAGCTTCCAGCAG GTGGTGAAGCTGAAGGGCCAGGTCCTGTCGGTGATGTTCCGGTTCCGCTCCAAGTCCAGGGAGTGGATCTGGATGAGGACCAGCTCCTTCACCTTCCAGAACCCGTTTTCAGAGGAGATCGAGTACATCATCTGCACCAACGTCAACGTGAA acagttgcagcagcagcagcaacaggcCGACCTGGGAGGGGGCGGAGCCAGAGAAGAGATGTACGAGCCCGGACCAATCACGCTCTCTCAG ATGCCGGTTCAGCCAGTGACAGCAGCCGGACCGGACCTCAGCAAAAGCATGGAGAAACCAGACCTGTACCCGTCCCTGTTCCAAGGCCCGGACCAGACCAAAAACATGCCCTCCACCTCCACTCCATCCACCCAGATCTACACCAACAACTTCACGGCCGGCCGCTCCAGCGACACCTACAG GCCGGTCAGTATGACTCCACAGATGGCTCAATCAGCCCACTCAGCAGGACAGATGTTGGCCCAGATGTCTCGTCAGAACGGGGCTCCACAGTCGGTTCCCCCCTCCAGCACCAGCAGCCCCCTGCATGGAGGCCCGGCGGGAGGATGGCCTGGTGCCGGCGCTGGAGCCAGACCTCAGTTTAATAACCAG GTGGCGCCTCAGGCAGCAAAGACCATGTCTCCACCGTTTCCTCAGATGGGTGGGTTTGGAGGAGGCTCTTCTAACACGTTTGGCCAGATGCCGACAGGTGCTGCCCCCACCCAGACCAACGCCGGAAACTACCCCCAGATGAACTCTCGGCCCAGCATCAACACCAACGGTTACG AAGGTTCCCAGTCCGGAGCCCAGTTCCCGTCTCGAGCGGCGGAGGCGGTTTGGCCTCAGTGGCAGGGCCAGCAGCATTCCCAGAGCAACGCCGAGCAGCATCCTCACGCCCAGGGAAACCAGCCGGACATGTTCCCT GACGTCCTGTCCATGCTGGACCAGCCGGCCAACTTCAACGGCGACGACTTTGAGATCCCCATGTACCCTCCCTTCAACGAGTGA
- the LOC110967973 gene encoding aryl hydrocarbon receptor nuclear translocator-like isoform X5, producing the protein MFFHSDMSASNSDMPDSNLGLGASGTQAGGGAVVPKGTNKRRAPPDFDDDEGSKLFRCEDDTGGSNNDKERFARENHSEIERRRRNKMTAYITELSDMVPTCSALARKPDKLTILRMAVSHMKSLRGGGVSNADGSYKPSFLTDKELKHLILEAADGFLFVVSCETGRIVYVSDSLTPVLNQSQSEWLGSSLYDQLHPDDTEKLTEQLSTAENNNTGRVLDLKTGTVKKESQQSSARMSMGARRSFICRMRCGTCPVEPMSMNRLNFLRNRNRNGLGTAKEGEPQYVVVHCTGYIKSWPPAGVSLTDDEADNTQGSRYCLVAIGRLQVTCCPGDTDLNSISVPVEFISRHNCHGVFTFVDHRCMAAVSYQPQELLGKNILEFAHPEDQGLLRDSFQQVVKLKGQVLSVMFRFRSKSREWIWMRTSSFTFQNPFSEEIEYIICTNVNVKQLQQQQQQADLGGGGAREEMYEPGPITLSQMPVQPVTAAGPDLSKSMEKPDLYPSLFQGPDQTKNMPSTSTPSTQIYTNNFTAGRSSDTYRPVSMTPQMAQSAHSAGQMLAQMSRQNGAPQSVPPSSTSSPLHGGPAGGWPGAGAGARPQFNNQVAPQAAKTMSPPFPQMGGFGGGSSNTFGQMPTGAAPTQTNAGNYPQMNSRPSINTNGYEGSQSGAQFPSRAAEAVWPQWQGQQHSQSNAEQHPHAQGNQPDMFPDVLSMLDQPANFNGDDFEIPMYPPFNE; encoded by the exons GGAGAACCACAGCGAGATCGAGCGGCGGCGGCGGAACAAGATGACCGCCTACATCACGGAGCTGTCCGACATGGTGCCCACCTGCAGCGCGTTGGCACGGAAACCCGACAAGCTGACCATCCTGAGAATGGCCGTGTCCCACATGAAGTCTCTGAGAGGAGGTGGCGTCTCCAACGCTGACGGCTCCTACAAACCCTCATTTCTCACCGATAAG GAGCTGAAGCATCTCATCCTGGAGGCGGCTGATGGCTTCCTGTTCGTGGTGTCGTGTGAGACCGGTCGCATCGTCTACGTGTCCGACTCGCTGACGCCCGTCCTCAACCAGTCCCAGTCTGAGTGGCTCGGATCGTCCCTTTATGACCAGCTCCACCCGGACGACACAGAGAAGCTGACAGAGCAGCTGTCCACGGCggagaacaacaacacag GCCGGGTTCTGGACCTGAAGACGGGAACGGTGAAGAAGGAGAGCCAGCAGTCGTCGGCTAGGATGAGTATGGGAGCCCGTCGGTCGTTCATCTGCAGAATGAG GTGTGGAACGTGTCCGGTGGAACCCATGTCCATGAACAGACTCAACTTTCTACGGAACAGGAACAG GAACGGTTTGGGAACAGCTAAGGAAGGAGAGCCTCAGTACGTGGTGGTCCACTGCACCGGATACATCAAGTCCTGGCCTCCTGCAG GAGTTTCTCTAACAGACGATGAAGCAGACAACACTCAGGGGAGTCGCTACTGTCTGGTGGCCATCGGGAGATTACAG GTCACTTGCTGCCCCGGCGACACAGACCTGAACAGCATCAGTGTTCCCGTGGAGTTCATCTCCCGCCATAACTGCCACGGCGTGTTCACCTTCGTAGACCACCGCTGCATGGCCGCCGTCAGCTACCAGCCACAG GAATTATTGGGGAAGAATATTCTGGAGTTTGCTCATCCTGAAGACCAGGGCTTACTGAGAGACAGCTTCCAGCAG GTGGTGAAGCTGAAGGGCCAGGTCCTGTCGGTGATGTTCCGGTTCCGCTCCAAGTCCAGGGAGTGGATCTGGATGAGGACCAGCTCCTTCACCTTCCAGAACCCGTTTTCAGAGGAGATCGAGTACATCATCTGCACCAACGTCAACGTGAA acagttgcagcagcagcagcaacaggcCGACCTGGGAGGGGGCGGAGCCAGAGAAGAGATGTACGAGCCCGGACCAATCACGCTCTCTCAG ATGCCGGTTCAGCCAGTGACAGCAGCCGGACCGGACCTCAGCAAAAGCATGGAGAAACCAGACCTGTACCCGTCCCTGTTCCAAGGCCCGGACCAGACCAAAAACATGCCCTCCACCTCCACTCCATCCACCCAGATCTACACCAACAACTTCACGGCCGGCCGCTCCAGCGACACCTACAG GCCGGTCAGTATGACTCCACAGATGGCTCAATCAGCCCACTCAGCAGGACAGATGTTGGCCCAGATGTCTCGTCAGAACGGGGCTCCACAGTCGGTTCCCCCCTCCAGCACCAGCAGCCCCCTGCATGGAGGCCCGGCGGGAGGATGGCCTGGTGCCGGCGCTGGAGCCAGACCTCAGTTTAATAACCAG GTGGCGCCTCAGGCAGCAAAGACCATGTCTCCACCGTTTCCTCAGATGGGTGGGTTTGGAGGAGGCTCTTCTAACACGTTTGGCCAGATGCCGACAGGTGCTGCCCCCACCCAGACCAACGCCGGAAACTACCCCCAGATGAACTCTCGGCCCAGCATCAACACCAACGGTTACG AAGGTTCCCAGTCCGGAGCCCAGTTCCCGTCTCGAGCGGCGGAGGCGGTTTGGCCTCAGTGGCAGGGCCAGCAGCATTCCCAGAGCAACGCCGAGCAGCATCCTCACGCCCAGGGAAACCAGCCGGACATGTTCCCT GACGTCCTGTCCATGCTGGACCAGCCGGCCAACTTCAACGGCGACGACTTTGAGATCCCCATGTACCCTCCCTTCAACGAGTGA
- the LOC110967973 gene encoding aryl hydrocarbon receptor nuclear translocator-like isoform X1: MFFHSDMSASNSDMPDSNLGLGASGTQAGGGAVVPKGTNKRRAPPDFDDDEGSKLFRCEDDTGGSNNDKERFARFLEEDQSFADKEKLARENHSEIERRRRNKMTAYITELSDMVPTCSALARKPDKLTILRMAVSHMKSLRGGGVSNADGSYKPSFLTDKELKHLILEAADGFLFVVSCETGRIVYVSDSLTPVLNQSQSEWLGSSLYDQLHPDDTEKLTEQLSTAENNNTGRVLDLKTGTVKKESQQSSARMSMGARRSFICRMRCGTCPVEPMSMNRLNFLRNRNRNGLGTAKEGEPQYVVVHCTGYIKSWPPAGVSLTDDEADNTQGSRYCLVAIGRLQVTCCPGDTDLNSISVPVEFISRHNCHGVFTFVDHRCMAAVSYQPQELLGKNILEFAHPEDQGLLRDSFQQVVKLKGQVLSVMFRFRSKSREWIWMRTSSFTFQNPFSEEIEYIICTNVNVKQLQQQQQQADLGGGGAREEMYEPGPITLSQMPVQPVTAAGPDLSKSMEKPDLYPSLFQGPDQTKNMPSTSTPSTQIYTNNFTAGRSSDTYRPVSMTPQMAQSAHSAGQMLAQMSRQNGAPQSVPPSSTSSPLHGGPAGGWPGAGAGARPQFNNQQVAPQAAKTMSPPFPQMGGFGGGSSNTFGQMPTGAAPTQTNAGNYPQMNSRPSINTNGYEGSQSGAQFPSRAAEAVWPQWQGQQHSQSNAEQHPHAQGNQPDMFPDVLSMLDQPANFNGDDFEIPMYPPFNE; encoded by the exons GTTTTTGGAAGAAGATCAGAGTTTTGCAGATAAGGAAAAGCTAGCCAG GGAGAACCACAGCGAGATCGAGCGGCGGCGGCGGAACAAGATGACCGCCTACATCACGGAGCTGTCCGACATGGTGCCCACCTGCAGCGCGTTGGCACGGAAACCCGACAAGCTGACCATCCTGAGAATGGCCGTGTCCCACATGAAGTCTCTGAGAGGAGGTGGCGTCTCCAACGCTGACGGCTCCTACAAACCCTCATTTCTCACCGATAAG GAGCTGAAGCATCTCATCCTGGAGGCGGCTGATGGCTTCCTGTTCGTGGTGTCGTGTGAGACCGGTCGCATCGTCTACGTGTCCGACTCGCTGACGCCCGTCCTCAACCAGTCCCAGTCTGAGTGGCTCGGATCGTCCCTTTATGACCAGCTCCACCCGGACGACACAGAGAAGCTGACAGAGCAGCTGTCCACGGCggagaacaacaacacag GCCGGGTTCTGGACCTGAAGACGGGAACGGTGAAGAAGGAGAGCCAGCAGTCGTCGGCTAGGATGAGTATGGGAGCCCGTCGGTCGTTCATCTGCAGAATGAG GTGTGGAACGTGTCCGGTGGAACCCATGTCCATGAACAGACTCAACTTTCTACGGAACAGGAACAG GAACGGTTTGGGAACAGCTAAGGAAGGAGAGCCTCAGTACGTGGTGGTCCACTGCACCGGATACATCAAGTCCTGGCCTCCTGCAG GAGTTTCTCTAACAGACGATGAAGCAGACAACACTCAGGGGAGTCGCTACTGTCTGGTGGCCATCGGGAGATTACAG GTCACTTGCTGCCCCGGCGACACAGACCTGAACAGCATCAGTGTTCCCGTGGAGTTCATCTCCCGCCATAACTGCCACGGCGTGTTCACCTTCGTAGACCACCGCTGCATGGCCGCCGTCAGCTACCAGCCACAG GAATTATTGGGGAAGAATATTCTGGAGTTTGCTCATCCTGAAGACCAGGGCTTACTGAGAGACAGCTTCCAGCAG GTGGTGAAGCTGAAGGGCCAGGTCCTGTCGGTGATGTTCCGGTTCCGCTCCAAGTCCAGGGAGTGGATCTGGATGAGGACCAGCTCCTTCACCTTCCAGAACCCGTTTTCAGAGGAGATCGAGTACATCATCTGCACCAACGTCAACGTGAA acagttgcagcagcagcagcaacaggcCGACCTGGGAGGGGGCGGAGCCAGAGAAGAGATGTACGAGCCCGGACCAATCACGCTCTCTCAG ATGCCGGTTCAGCCAGTGACAGCAGCCGGACCGGACCTCAGCAAAAGCATGGAGAAACCAGACCTGTACCCGTCCCTGTTCCAAGGCCCGGACCAGACCAAAAACATGCCCTCCACCTCCACTCCATCCACCCAGATCTACACCAACAACTTCACGGCCGGCCGCTCCAGCGACACCTACAG GCCGGTCAGTATGACTCCACAGATGGCTCAATCAGCCCACTCAGCAGGACAGATGTTGGCCCAGATGTCTCGTCAGAACGGGGCTCCACAGTCGGTTCCCCCCTCCAGCACCAGCAGCCCCCTGCATGGAGGCCCGGCGGGAGGATGGCCTGGTGCCGGCGCTGGAGCCAGACCTCAGTTTAATAACCAG CAGGTGGCGCCTCAGGCAGCAAAGACCATGTCTCCACCGTTTCCTCAGATGGGTGGGTTTGGAGGAGGCTCTTCTAACACGTTTGGCCAGATGCCGACAGGTGCTGCCCCCACCCAGACCAACGCCGGAAACTACCCCCAGATGAACTCTCGGCCCAGCATCAACACCAACGGTTACG AAGGTTCCCAGTCCGGAGCCCAGTTCCCGTCTCGAGCGGCGGAGGCGGTTTGGCCTCAGTGGCAGGGCCAGCAGCATTCCCAGAGCAACGCCGAGCAGCATCCTCACGCCCAGGGAAACCAGCCGGACATGTTCCCT GACGTCCTGTCCATGCTGGACCAGCCGGCCAACTTCAACGGCGACGACTTTGAGATCCCCATGTACCCTCCCTTCAACGAGTGA